A window of Chryseobacterium aquaeductus genomic DNA:
GAAAGACAATCCCAAATTGAAAGTCATCATCGCATCAGAATAAGTGTCGTTGATTAAGTTATAATTAATTCTGTCCCCAGCTGGTGTTTCAAGCGCTCTTCCTTCACCACCGCCATCAAATTCTTCATCAAAACTGTTGATATACATCATTCTTGCTTCAATGTCGATCAGTTTAGAAACATTATATTTCAAACCAACGCCAGCCTGCATAAAAAATGAGGTAATGTTTAGTTTTTGATCAATCATAATAGGAATTCTCGCAGGACTAACATTCCATCTTGAATTGTCGCTGTCAATCAATTCGGTTTTATATCCCATAAAACCACCACCCAAATATCCATGAAGAGCCCATCTGTAAGGCGATTTATTGTCAACCCTTCTTAATAAATTAGAAAAATTAACGTCTCCTAATAATGATATTTGATTAAATTCCGTCCATGCTGTACCAATACCTGCAGCAGGGTTATTTGGAAGTTTTGCTTTTTGGTTGGTTTTACCCATAGAGTATTGTAGACTAAGACCAAAAGTATGCGAAATTTGTTTGTCGATACTTGCGTAAGCATTCCATCCCCAATTTACTTCTTTGTCATAAAAAGACGTTACATCTGCAAAAGCCATAAAAGCAGGACCTCCACCTATTGATACTGACCAATCGTTGAATTTTCTTGCTTTATTGTCAAATTTTTGAATATTTGCAGAACCTGAGGAAAAAGTATTGGGATACTGATCTGAAGTATTCACCGCGATGCTATCTTGAGCATAAGCGGCAATAGGCAACGTTGCCAATAGTAGTAAACCTGATTTCATACAATATGTTTTTATGTTTTTGATTAAATAAAATCTTTTAATAATATTTTAGAAAATTCCCTTTCGAAAAGATGTTTTTTGTGAGGGATCTCCAACCTTTCTGACGTGAATTTTAAATCATCATATTTTACGATATCTATATCAATAATTCTATCTGTATAGACTCCTGATACTGTAGAATCATTAATTCTTCCCATTTCAATTTCAATCTTTTTAAT
This region includes:
- a CDS encoding OmpA family protein, which encodes MKSGLLLLATLPIAAYAQDSIAVNTSDQYPNTFSSGSANIQKFDNKARKFNDWSVSIGGGPAFMAFADVTSFYDKEVNWGWNAYASIDKQISHTFGLSLQYSMGKTNQKAKLPNNPAAGIGTAWTEFNQISLLGDVNFSNLLRRVDNKSPYRWALHGYLGGGFMGYKTELIDSDNSRWNVSPARIPIMIDQKLNITSFFMQAGVGLKYNVSKLIDIEARMMYINSFDEEFDGGGEGRALETPAGDRINYNLINDTYSDAMMTFNLGLSFKLGKHQNHLAWHDPLQEIYYRTHILENTSTELVVCEKGDNDNDGVCDDWDRELNTPSGARVDGSGVALDMDLDGVIDLYDKCVTVAGSADNNGCPN